From Coriobacteriia bacterium, one genomic window encodes:
- a CDS encoding bifunctional riboflavin kinase/FAD synthetase — MHAKLIVWQPGCESLGASVAAIGVFDGVHIGHQALIREAITEARARSVSAVAVTFDRDPDQVVTPDRAARQLLTIEDKYALLGAQGLDAILVIPFNPAFADVTPEAFADEILCKALCTVAIHVGFDFRFGRKASGSMATLQELGKTRGFEVRPHGLLRVGDAPVTATRIRALVANGNVVEAAALLGRPTRVTGTVHHGRGEGAELGFPTANIEPVPYAALPAPGVYAARVVLQDGSKWPAAVNVGVPPTFAEANDLLEVHIIGYSGDLYGSVIAVDFLEKLRDLKTFVSLDELKATVAENVRQAVMCYTSAAVTTTPA; from the coding sequence GTGCACGCAAAGCTCATAGTGTGGCAGCCCGGATGCGAGAGTCTCGGTGCCTCGGTCGCCGCAATCGGTGTCTTTGATGGGGTTCATATTGGGCACCAAGCCCTGATCCGCGAGGCGATCACCGAGGCGCGCGCTCGGAGCGTCTCAGCTGTCGCTGTGACCTTTGACCGCGACCCCGATCAGGTTGTGACCCCGGACAGGGCTGCTCGGCAGCTGCTGACGATCGAGGACAAATACGCCCTCTTGGGCGCTCAAGGCCTGGATGCGATCCTCGTCATCCCATTCAACCCGGCTTTCGCGGACGTGACCCCGGAGGCTTTCGCCGACGAGATCCTGTGCAAGGCATTGTGCACGGTGGCGATCCATGTGGGATTCGACTTCCGGTTTGGCCGCAAGGCTTCAGGTTCCATGGCCACACTCCAGGAGCTCGGCAAGACCCGAGGATTCGAGGTCAGACCCCACGGTCTGCTCAGAGTCGGAGATGCGCCTGTGACTGCGACTCGTATCCGCGCTCTGGTCGCAAACGGCAATGTTGTTGAGGCTGCGGCTCTTCTGGGTCGGCCCACGCGTGTCACCGGCACAGTGCACCACGGTCGCGGCGAAGGTGCAGAGTTGGGCTTCCCGACCGCGAACATAGAACCAGTGCCCTACGCCGCCTTGCCGGCGCCCGGTGTGTATGCCGCGCGCGTCGTGCTCCAAGACGGCAGCAAGTGGCCCGCAGCCGTCAACGTGGGAGTGCCGCCGACATTTGCCGAGGCGAACGACCTCCTTGAAGTCCATATCATCGGCTATAGCGGGGACCTCTATGGCTCCGTGATCGCTGTCGACTTTCTCGAGAAGTTGCGCGACCTGAAGACGTTTGTCTCCCTAGACGAGCTCAAAGCCACGGTTGCCGAGAATGTGCGTCAAGCCGTCATGTGCTATACTTCCGCGGCTGTTACAACTACCCCGGCCTGA
- a CDS encoding ribosome maturation factor RimP → MQQDNVVSRLTEALAPEAEAHGFELVAIEQAGGRGVPVVRVLLDREGGINVDDLSAANEWISAVLDAENPFSRPYTLEVSSPGIDRPLVRKADFERFAGQTVTVWSKNDERRSTRTGVLAGLDGDDILLDFDNERHAIPYDSVQKARLKGALDFGKGREQSS, encoded by the coding sequence ATGCAGCAAGACAACGTCGTTTCTCGGCTGACAGAAGCGCTTGCGCCTGAAGCGGAAGCACACGGTTTCGAACTCGTGGCCATCGAGCAAGCCGGTGGGCGAGGCGTGCCTGTCGTTCGTGTCCTGCTCGACCGTGAAGGCGGCATCAACGTTGACGACCTCTCTGCAGCCAACGAATGGATATCGGCTGTACTGGATGCCGAGAACCCCTTCTCGCGGCCGTACACCCTTGAGGTTTCGTCGCCGGGTATCGATCGCCCGCTTGTGCGCAAGGCGGACTTTGAGCGTTTTGCCGGTCAGACCGTCACGGTATGGTCGAAGAACGACGAACGTCGCAGCACCAGGACCGGCGTTCTTGCCGGGTTGGACGGCGACGATATACTCCTCGACTTTGACAACGAGCGTCACGCAATTCCGTACGATTCCGTCCAGAAGGCGCGCCTGAAAGGTGCCCTCGACTTCGGCAAGGGAAGGGAGCAGTCTTCATGA
- the rbfA gene encoding 30S ribosome-binding factor RbfA, translating into MKQTPNSRRLNERAREVIASLVIDEIADPRVDLVTITGAEVSPDRSIVAVYVSTDPERYSTAIAGLESAKGRLRSLLGHALGWRVSPELRFFIDESVDTGMRINEALKDVPPSLVGREDEADEALPGEQGV; encoded by the coding sequence ATGAAACAGACTCCCAACAGTCGCAGACTGAATGAACGTGCGCGCGAAGTCATCGCTTCACTGGTGATCGACGAGATTGCGGACCCCCGCGTGGATCTCGTCACGATCACCGGTGCCGAGGTGAGTCCTGACCGCTCGATCGTCGCGGTCTACGTCAGCACGGATCCCGAACGATACTCGACGGCGATTGCCGGACTCGAATCGGCGAAGGGCCGACTTCGCTCTTTGCTGGGGCACGCACTCGGGTGGCGGGTATCCCCTGAACTGCGATTCTTCATCGATGAATCGGTCGACACGGGAATGCGCATCAACGAGGCTCTGAAGGACGTTCCGCCCTCACTTGTGGGCCGGGAAGATGAAGCGGACGAGGCTTTGCCCGGGGAGCAAGGGGTCTAG
- the infB gene encoding translation initiation factor IF-2 — MPAMRVHELAKEFGMTSKELLDKLQGMKIPAKNHASTLVEAYVDKIRKQLGPEIAERQAAMAEEHDRQQAEEAARKAAEDAQLKAAEEERRKVAEEERRKREQEQRARTEEAARRVAEEADHAAAASVAAQQAAAAAAARVPEVVAPVVAVEPAPAEVASATPASETEVRSGLEAAIASERTRLQAEETETLNKEEEERYRQMAAQAEVLQRQKVIDEAKAAVAAAAAENGRKKKKHKKPIGPDTEATAHHEAAAHVNLPVGGAEASVAEGATVGDFAEALGVPANDVIKRLFMLGTPLTVNQPMARDIIEIIAEDMGREVKIVTPEQEEALVYNDEPADLHPRPPVVTVMGHVDHGKTSLLDAIRDSGVAATEAGGITQHIGASVVVHNGKQITFIDTPGHEAFTAMRARGANATDVVVLVVAADDGVMPQTVEAIHHARAADVPIIVAVNKIDKEGANPEQVRQMLTEYEIVPEEWGGTNIFVNVSAKKRLNIDELLEMILLQADILELKANPAAMASGVVIEAKLDKGRGPIATMLVQRGTLRVGDSIVAGTSYGRVRALVSPRGDTVKDATPADPVEVQGLASVPSAGDDFRVFADERDARDLAEERALRQRTLAREKKSHVSLDDLFARISEGALKEVNLIVKADVQGSIEALKDSLDKMDQSEVRINVIHSAVGAITESDVTLANASDAIVIGFNVRPQPKAKALAEQEEIDVRLYRVIYQAIEDINAARIGMLAPEFHEEDTARVEVRNLFRVPKAGLIAGCYVLEGEISRDDKIRVVRDGTIIVDGKIHSLRRFKDDVKSVKQGYECGIGIDNFQDLKEGDIIEGYKVIEVARES, encoded by the coding sequence ATGCCAGCAATGAGAGTTCACGAACTCGCCAAGGAGTTCGGCATGACGAGCAAAGAGCTGCTCGACAAGCTCCAAGGGATGAAGATCCCGGCCAAGAACCACGCTTCGACGCTGGTTGAGGCGTATGTCGACAAGATCCGCAAGCAGCTCGGCCCTGAGATTGCCGAGCGTCAGGCAGCCATGGCCGAAGAGCATGACCGCCAGCAGGCTGAGGAGGCTGCGCGCAAAGCCGCCGAGGATGCACAGCTCAAAGCCGCCGAGGAAGAGCGTCGCAAGGTAGCCGAGGAAGAGCGTCGCAAGCGCGAGCAGGAGCAGCGCGCCCGCACAGAGGAGGCTGCCCGCAGAGTTGCGGAGGAAGCCGATCATGCAGCGGCAGCATCGGTTGCGGCACAACAAGCCGCGGCTGCAGCAGCAGCTCGCGTTCCTGAGGTGGTCGCACCCGTCGTCGCCGTAGAGCCCGCGCCTGCTGAAGTCGCTTCGGCAACGCCGGCATCCGAGACGGAAGTACGTTCCGGGCTCGAGGCCGCGATAGCCTCCGAACGCACTCGCCTTCAGGCCGAGGAGACGGAAACGCTCAACAAAGAAGAAGAAGAGCGCTATCGTCAGATGGCCGCCCAGGCCGAGGTTCTTCAGCGCCAGAAGGTTATCGACGAGGCCAAGGCTGCCGTTGCAGCCGCTGCAGCGGAAAACGGCCGCAAGAAGAAGAAACACAAGAAGCCGATCGGCCCCGATACCGAGGCCACCGCGCACCATGAAGCAGCTGCGCACGTCAACCTGCCTGTTGGCGGCGCAGAGGCAAGCGTTGCGGAGGGTGCAACCGTCGGTGACTTCGCTGAAGCTCTCGGCGTGCCCGCGAACGACGTCATCAAACGTCTGTTCATGCTTGGGACGCCTCTGACGGTCAACCAACCCATGGCGCGCGACATCATCGAGATCATTGCCGAGGACATGGGCCGTGAGGTCAAGATCGTCACGCCGGAGCAGGAAGAGGCACTCGTGTACAACGACGAGCCAGCCGACTTGCACCCGCGTCCGCCGGTCGTCACGGTTATGGGTCACGTCGACCACGGCAAGACCTCGCTGCTCGACGCCATCCGAGACTCAGGCGTCGCCGCCACGGAAGCCGGTGGTATCACGCAGCACATCGGGGCATCAGTGGTCGTTCACAACGGCAAGCAGATTACGTTCATCGACACGCCGGGCCATGAGGCGTTCACCGCAATGCGTGCCCGCGGAGCAAACGCCACTGACGTCGTGGTTCTGGTTGTCGCTGCCGATGACGGTGTCATGCCGCAGACGGTTGAGGCTATCCACCATGCCCGCGCAGCCGATGTGCCGATCATCGTGGCCGTCAACAAGATTGACAAGGAAGGCGCCAACCCCGAGCAGGTTCGCCAGATGCTCACCGAGTATGAGATCGTCCCTGAAGAGTGGGGCGGCACGAACATCTTCGTGAACGTCTCGGCGAAGAAGCGTCTCAACATCGACGAGTTGCTGGAGATGATTCTCCTTCAGGCGGACATCCTTGAGCTCAAGGCGAACCCGGCGGCAATGGCCAGCGGCGTCGTCATCGAGGCGAAGCTCGATAAGGGTCGCGGTCCTATCGCGACCATGCTCGTTCAGCGTGGCACGCTTCGAGTCGGAGACTCGATCGTCGCAGGCACGTCATACGGCCGTGTGCGCGCGCTCGTGAGCCCGAGAGGTGATACGGTCAAGGACGCGACCCCCGCCGATCCGGTTGAGGTCCAGGGCCTTGCCAGCGTTCCGTCGGCCGGCGACGACTTCCGCGTCTTTGCGGACGAGCGTGACGCTAGGGATTTGGCAGAGGAACGGGCGTTGCGCCAGCGCACTCTCGCGAGGGAGAAGAAGAGCCACGTGTCGCTCGACGATCTCTTCGCTCGAATCAGCGAAGGCGCCCTCAAGGAGGTCAACCTCATCGTCAAGGCAGACGTCCAAGGTTCGATCGAAGCTCTCAAGGACTCGCTGGACAAGATGGACCAGTCCGAAGTGCGTATCAACGTCATCCACTCGGCTGTCGGCGCGATCACCGAGAGCGACGTCACACTTGCAAACGCGTCTGACGCCATCGTGATCGGTTTCAACGTTCGCCCGCAGCCGAAGGCCAAAGCGCTTGCCGAGCAGGAAGAGATCGACGTCAGGCTCTATCGCGTCATCTACCAGGCCATTGAGGACATCAACGCCGCACGTATCGGCATGCTTGCTCCTGAGTTCCACGAGGAGGACACCGCCCGCGTTGAGGTTCGCAACCTGTTCCGCGTGCCGAAGGCGGGCCTGATCGCAGGCTGCTATGTGCTCGAAGGCGAGATCTCGCGGGATGACAAGATTCGGGTCGTCCGAGACGGAACCATCATTGTAGATGGCAAGATCCACTCTCTGCGCCGTTTCAAGGACGACGTGAAGTCAGTCAAGCAGGGCTATGAGTGTGGCATCGGTATTGATAACTTCCAGGATCTCAAAGAAGGCGACATCATCGAGGGCTACAAGGTCATCGAAGTCGCTCGCGAATCGTGA
- the rpsO gene encoding 30S ribosomal protein S15 has protein sequence MPLSKDVKSEIIAGYARGDGDTGSAEVQIALLTQRIRDLTEHLKIHKKDHHTRRGLLKLVGQRRRMLNYLKKIDVERYRAVIAALGIRG, from the coding sequence ATGCCATTGTCAAAGGATGTGAAGTCCGAGATCATCGCCGGTTACGCACGCGGCGATGGTGACACCGGTTCGGCAGAGGTTCAGATCGCGCTGCTCACGCAGCGGATCCGCGATCTCACCGAGCACCTGAAGATCCACAAGAAAGATCACCACACACGCCGTGGCCTTCTGAAGCTCGTGGGACAGCGTCGCCGTATGCTGAACTACCTCAAGAAGATCGATGTCGAGAGATATCGTGCGGTCATCGCAGCACTCGGTATTCGAGGGTAA
- the nusA gene encoding transcription termination/antitermination protein NusA produces the protein MSSELMDALRQLAREKNISEYQMLDKLEQSLAGTYQRILDLENQARVTIDRETGRIYVYELVPVGEWDEESGETPEFEERDVTPADVSRIAAQNAKNVIGSIIREAERERIFDEYADRIGESVTGTVQQSDSRYTLIKLREGVEALLPPSEQPGNERYDHNQRIKAYIIDVRRTSNEPSIVVSRTHPGLIRRLFEIEVPEVYDGIVEIKSVAREPGMRSKIAVSSREPGLDPVGACVGPKGSRVRMIVSELRGERIDVIPWSEDPAAYVANSLSPAKVDRTIVDEDTHTATVIVPDDQLSLAIGKEGQNARLAAKLTGWRIDIKSVSRAAEQGLVSASAHMPTRAEDFDGRCVAVTPTGIRCRNHARPGSYYCGLHDKGAASE, from the coding sequence ATGAGCTCCGAGCTGATGGACGCGCTGCGCCAGCTTGCGCGTGAAAAGAATATTTCCGAATACCAGATGCTGGACAAGCTGGAGCAGTCGCTTGCCGGAACGTACCAGCGCATTCTCGACCTCGAGAACCAGGCACGCGTTACCATCGACCGCGAGACCGGCCGGATCTACGTCTACGAACTGGTTCCCGTCGGAGAGTGGGACGAGGAGTCGGGGGAGACCCCCGAGTTCGAAGAACGCGACGTCACCCCCGCCGACGTCAGTCGCATTGCCGCACAGAACGCCAAGAACGTGATCGGCTCGATCATTCGTGAGGCCGAACGCGAGCGTATCTTCGATGAATACGCCGACCGTATTGGCGAGAGCGTGACCGGTACCGTTCAGCAGAGTGACAGCCGCTACACCCTCATCAAGCTTCGCGAGGGTGTTGAGGCCCTGTTGCCGCCGAGTGAGCAGCCCGGTAACGAGCGCTACGACCACAACCAGCGCATCAAGGCATACATCATCGACGTTCGCAGGACATCGAACGAACCATCGATCGTCGTTTCGCGTACGCACCCCGGCCTGATCCGCCGTCTCTTCGAAATCGAGGTGCCCGAGGTCTACGACGGAATCGTCGAGATCAAGAGCGTGGCGCGCGAGCCGGGCATGCGCAGCAAGATCGCCGTTTCCAGCCGCGAGCCCGGACTCGACCCGGTCGGTGCTTGTGTCGGCCCCAAAGGCAGCCGGGTGCGGATGATCGTCTCGGAACTGCGCGGCGAGCGCATCGACGTCATCCCGTGGTCGGAAGACCCTGCGGCTTACGTTGCGAACTCGCTTTCGCCCGCAAAGGTCGATCGCACTATCGTCGATGAAGATACGCATACTGCCACAGTCATCGTCCCTGACGACCAGCTGTCGCTAGCAATCGGCAAGGAAGGCCAGAACGCTCGCCTCGCCGCGAAGCTGACCGGCTGGCGCATCGACATCAAGAGCGTTTCCCGAGCAGCCGAGCAGGGTTTGGTCTCGGCCTCGGCCCATATGCCCACACGTGCCGAGGACTTTGACGGACGCTGTGTGGCCGTCACTCCGACGGGTATCCGATGCAGGAACCATGCTCGACCGGGAAGCTACTACTGTGGACTCCACGACAAGGGGGCAGCCTCCGAGTGA
- a CDS encoding YlxR family protein, producing MIARKVPTRTCVACRESDDKRGLVRVVRTPDGHVEIDPTGKANGRGAYLCATPECFTTARQRRRLDSTLKVNLKDDDYDRLRRDFDELLRTTFGSQAGR from the coding sequence ATGATAGCGCGCAAGGTTCCCACTCGCACCTGCGTCGCATGTCGCGAATCTGACGACAAGCGTGGCTTGGTGCGCGTCGTTCGCACGCCGGACGGTCATGTTGAGATCGACCCGACCGGAAAGGCAAACGGACGCGGGGCATACCTCTGCGCGACACCTGAGTGCTTCACCACGGCCCGTCAAAGGCGGCGCTTGGACTCCACTCTCAAGGTGAACTTGAAAGACGACGACTACGACCGGTTGAGACGAGACTTTGACGAGCTGCTGCGCACAACGTTCGGCTCGCAGGCAGGACGGTGA
- a CDS encoding polyribonucleotide nucleotidyltransferase, with protein MAKVVESFELYGKQYVLETGELAKQADGAVLVRQGETIVLVTATASRFPKDLDFFPLTVDFEERMYAAGKLPGGFVKRETRPSEKATLTARMIDRPIRSSFADGFRNEVQIIATVLSADQINQPDVISIMGASAALMAAGLPFEGPLAGVRICRNTDTGAFFVNPTFDETENSDLDLVVAGSRDAVYMLEAGAYEVSEEDMLAALMFAQEAIGVFCDVQEKFLAKLDIVKQEVVMHSIDEALKDRIFAAGAEKMKAALHNADKHARMAGVAAVKDELLATFTPQEIAADGKDIKAVLKQLEKKTMRAMVLQEGERADGRKLDEVRQITTAAGYLPRSHGSGLFTRGQTQVLSVLTLGMLSEWQRNDTIDVSEGKRYIHHYNFPPFSTGETGFMRGPKRRDIGHGALAERALLPVIPDEATFPYTIRIVSEVLESNGSSSMGSVCGSTLSLMDAGVPIKAPVSGIAMGLIKEGDDVAILTDIQGLEDFLGDMDFKVAGTENGITAMQMDNKAKGLSVDILRAALLQAKEGRAFILGKMMESITVPRDEMSKYAPRIITVKIPTDKIRDVIGSGGKVVRGIQEETGAHIDIQEDGTIFIASRDLGGEEAARRIRAIVKVPEIGEEYHGRVVSIQPFGAFVELSPGRDGLLHVSRVAQGRVDKVEDVLSVGDAVHVKIMDIDDRGKVSLDRLDKPVAPPRAEGAAERDRGSDSRPPRREGGRSGEGDRQPRRHH; from the coding sequence ATGGCAAAGGTAGTCGAGAGTTTCGAGCTTTACGGCAAGCAGTACGTGTTGGAGACCGGCGAACTGGCCAAGCAGGCAGACGGCGCCGTCCTGGTGCGTCAGGGCGAGACCATCGTCCTTGTGACCGCCACAGCCTCTAGATTCCCAAAGGATCTGGATTTCTTCCCGCTGACCGTGGACTTCGAGGAGCGCATGTACGCCGCGGGTAAGCTCCCCGGCGGCTTCGTCAAGCGCGAGACGCGCCCTTCCGAGAAGGCCACCCTCACCGCCCGCATGATCGACCGTCCCATCCGCTCCTCGTTTGCTGATGGGTTCCGCAACGAGGTCCAGATCATCGCCACGGTCTTGTCGGCTGACCAGATCAACCAACCTGATGTCATATCCATCATGGGTGCCTCGGCAGCCCTGATGGCAGCGGGACTGCCCTTTGAGGGCCCTCTTGCCGGCGTCCGCATCTGTCGCAACACGGACACTGGTGCGTTCTTCGTCAACCCGACGTTCGACGAGACTGAGAACTCCGATCTGGACCTAGTGGTTGCGGGTTCCAGGGACGCCGTTTACATGCTCGAGGCCGGCGCGTACGAAGTTTCCGAAGAGGACATGCTTGCCGCCCTCATGTTCGCTCAGGAGGCAATCGGCGTCTTCTGCGACGTGCAGGAGAAGTTCCTCGCCAAGCTCGACATCGTCAAGCAGGAAGTCGTCATGCATTCTATCGACGAGGCCTTGAAGGACCGCATCTTCGCCGCCGGCGCCGAGAAGATGAAGGCTGCCCTCCACAACGCCGACAAACACGCCCGTATGGCCGGCGTTGCCGCCGTCAAGGACGAGTTGCTCGCCACGTTTACGCCCCAGGAGATCGCTGCCGACGGTAAGGACATCAAGGCTGTTCTGAAGCAGCTTGAGAAGAAGACCATGCGCGCAATGGTTCTCCAGGAAGGCGAGCGCGCCGACGGCCGCAAGCTGGATGAGGTCCGCCAGATCACCACCGCCGCGGGCTATCTGCCGCGCAGCCACGGTTCAGGCCTCTTCACCCGCGGTCAGACGCAGGTCCTGTCGGTCCTGACGCTGGGCATGCTCTCCGAGTGGCAGCGCAACGACACGATCGACGTGTCCGAGGGTAAGCGCTACATCCATCACTACAACTTTCCGCCGTTTTCCACCGGCGAGACGGGCTTCATGCGTGGCCCGAAGCGCCGCGACATCGGCCACGGCGCCCTCGCCGAGCGCGCCTTGCTGCCGGTTATCCCGGATGAGGCGACGTTCCCCTACACGATTCGCATCGTCTCCGAGGTGCTCGAGTCCAATGGATCGAGTTCCATGGGCTCGGTCTGCGGCTCGACGCTGTCCCTGATGGACGCCGGCGTGCCGATCAAGGCCCCGGTGTCCGGTATCGCGATGGGCCTCATCAAGGAGGGTGACGACGTTGCCATCCTGACCGATATCCAGGGCCTCGAGGACTTCCTCGGAGACATGGACTTCAAGGTCGCAGGTACCGAGAACGGCATCACCGCCATGCAGATGGACAACAAGGCCAAGGGCCTATCGGTCGACATCCTGCGCGCCGCGCTCCTGCAGGCCAAAGAGGGCCGCGCATTCATCCTCGGCAAGATGATGGAGTCCATCACCGTGCCGCGTGACGAGATGAGCAAGTACGCGCCGCGCATCATCACGGTCAAGATCCCGACCGACAAGATCCGCGACGTCATCGGAAGCGGCGGCAAGGTCGTCCGCGGCATTCAGGAAGAGACCGGCGCACACATCGACATCCAAGAGGACGGCACGATCTTTATCGCGTCGCGCGACCTCGGTGGAGAGGAAGCCGCCCGTCGCATTCGCGCCATCGTCAAGGTGCCGGAGATCGGTGAGGAGTACCACGGCCGCGTCGTTTCGATTCAGCCATTCGGTGCCTTCGTTGAGTTGAGCCCGGGCAGAGACGGCCTGTTGCATGTCTCGCGCGTCGCACAGGGTCGCGTCGACAAGGTCGAGGACGTCTTGTCGGTCGGGGATGCCGTGCATGTCAAGATCATGGACATCGACGATCGCGGCAAGGTCTCGCTTGACCGCCTCGACAAGCCGGTTGCACCGCCTCGTGCCGAGGGCGCAGCAGAACGCGACCGCGGCAGCGACTCGCGTCCTCCGCGCCGTGAAGGTGGCCGCAGCGGCGAAGGCGACCGTCAGCCGCGGCGTCATCACTAG
- the truB gene encoding tRNA pseudouridine(55) synthase TruB, producing the protein MARRRGATGLSGVLVLDKPAGMTSHDVVNRVRRATGEGRVGHAGTLDPMATGLLVVLVGTATRLAPYLTAAQKSYSARIIFGTETDTDDAEGTPTRCACVPDEAGDPFFAAATVSSLVGDHNQVPPDFSAIKRGGQIAHKAARSGEAIALEPRVIRVLDASLTGIHLDPDTCWDADLTVSKGTYIRAIARDLGRALDSAAHLGALRRTRSGSLDLSSAVTLEELEGAGAIADFFVDPFDALGLPAIELGEEDATRVASGVSLPFAVGCNGAAAEAQGDVALRHRGRLMGIYTRSGSTLAAKTVFPDGIRGDARCTQSS; encoded by the coding sequence ATGGCTCGTCGGCGCGGCGCGACCGGCCTTTCCGGTGTTCTCGTTCTAGACAAGCCTGCCGGTATGACGAGCCACGATGTCGTCAACCGGGTTCGCCGGGCTACCGGCGAAGGCCGAGTGGGACACGCAGGCACTCTTGATCCCATGGCCACCGGACTTCTCGTAGTACTTGTGGGAACCGCAACTCGGCTCGCGCCGTATCTCACAGCTGCTCAGAAGTCCTATTCCGCACGCATCATTTTCGGCACTGAGACCGACACAGATGACGCCGAGGGCACCCCGACACGGTGCGCGTGTGTGCCTGACGAGGCGGGCGACCCCTTTTTTGCCGCCGCGACGGTATCCTCGCTCGTGGGCGATCACAACCAGGTCCCGCCGGATTTCTCGGCGATCAAGCGCGGCGGGCAGATAGCCCACAAAGCAGCGCGATCGGGAGAGGCAATCGCGCTCGAACCCCGGGTCATACGGGTTCTCGACGCGAGCCTGACCGGAATCCACCTCGATCCGGACACGTGCTGGGACGCGGACCTGACCGTCTCGAAAGGCACGTACATCCGTGCGATTGCGCGGGATCTGGGCCGGGCCTTGGATTCGGCTGCTCATCTCGGCGCACTGCGGCGGACACGATCAGGTTCGCTTGATCTTTCTTCGGCAGTGACACTTGAAGAGCTCGAGGGGGCCGGCGCGATCGCGGACTTCTTCGTCGATCCGTTTGACGCCCTCGGCCTTCCCGCTATCGAACTGGGGGAGGAAGATGCAACGCGCGTTGCGTCCGGGGTAAGCCTCCCGTTCGCCGTTGGATGCAACGGCGCCGCAGCGGAAGCACAAGGCGATGTCGCACTTCGTCATCGCGGCCGGTTGATGGGGATCTACACGCGTAGTGGGTCTACGCTGGCCGCCAAGACAGTTTTTCCTGACGGAATCAGAGGAGATGCTCGGTGCACGCAAAGCTCATAG
- a CDS encoding bifunctional oligoribonuclease/PAP phosphatase NrnA: protein MGSVLALTLALRSVGIAAMPTLADDSDAPALFDFLPGFGLFVPAVQLEVPDVFVALDTPNPERLGAAGRLAESSRVSIVIDHHPDASSFGTINILDPVAAATGQMVWRLMDSLDIAPTRDIAQCCYVALVTDTGRFSYSNTSASTLRDAADMVEAGADVPEVARLLYQNRSLASLQLEARVLSRLTVANGGKVAYSWLEAADFLDLGAAPDEAEGLPDAIRLVSGIEVALMLRRAENEVRVNLRSKTGFDVGSIARRFDGGGHVPASGFTWTGTMDELLSALLPLLPGGTDR from the coding sequence GTGGGTTCGGTTCTCGCATTGACGCTCGCGCTTCGCAGCGTGGGCATCGCAGCGATGCCCACGCTTGCAGACGACTCCGACGCGCCGGCCCTCTTTGACTTTCTCCCCGGGTTCGGCCTGTTCGTTCCGGCGGTGCAGCTCGAAGTCCCTGATGTGTTCGTGGCGCTCGACACGCCAAACCCGGAGCGCCTCGGAGCAGCAGGCAGGCTCGCCGAAAGTTCGCGGGTTTCGATCGTGATCGACCATCACCCTGACGCGTCGAGCTTTGGCACCATCAACATCCTGGACCCTGTGGCTGCGGCCACAGGACAGATGGTATGGCGCCTCATGGATTCGCTCGACATCGCGCCGACTAGGGACATCGCCCAATGCTGCTATGTGGCGCTCGTCACCGACACCGGACGCTTCAGCTACAGCAATACCTCGGCGTCCACACTCCGCGACGCAGCCGATATGGTCGAGGCCGGCGCCGATGTGCCGGAAGTCGCGCGGCTTCTCTACCAGAATCGCTCCCTAGCCTCTCTGCAACTCGAGGCTCGCGTGCTCTCGAGACTGACGGTCGCCAATGGCGGCAAAGTCGCGTACTCGTGGCTTGAGGCTGCCGACTTCCTCGACCTTGGAGCCGCCCCCGACGAAGCCGAAGGTCTGCCGGACGCGATAAGGCTGGTCTCGGGAATCGAAGTCGCCCTTATGCTGCGTCGCGCAGAGAACGAAGTGCGCGTGAATCTGCGCTCGAAAACGGGATTTGATGTCGGCTCGATCGCCCGCAGGTTCGATGGGGGAGGACACGTCCCCGCATCCGGCTTCACATGGACCGGCACAATGGATGAGCTCCTCTCGGCCTTGTTGCCGCTTCTGCCGGGTGGAACAGATCGATGA